A part of Nesterenkonia lutea genomic DNA contains:
- a CDS encoding FUSC family protein: MARNPQEESTNQTGPGAEGNAAGSGETGARDGSSLRGRTRRVRSLVRRPEFRTDVLQILKTVIAGTGAWWVSTAVLESDLAFLAPWTALLTVHATVHRSLSHGIQTTIASSIGVGLSFLIGHFLGVSLWTFALALLVGMTAARISWIRDEGVAIATTAIFVLSSGFDDQAPLLNDRILEVAVGVAAGVLVNLLIVPPLRDNQAGRYVDSINERMGSVLVSISEEFSDSWDTEKSEAWFRETESMTQELNSAWTVVRFAKESRRANPRAHQRRRTLEQSSWSSEEASYEEILERFDEGISHLRHLTRTLREATYSEGEWDQSFREGWARIVGDVGRAIADPDADVAHLHEDLTSLSTQMSENRALPGTSWPIYGSLITSVRHIVIVVDDVASARRAREGVSQNPSKSS; encoded by the coding sequence GTGGCCCGGAATCCCCAGGAAGAATCGACGAACCAGACAGGACCCGGCGCTGAGGGCAACGCCGCGGGGAGTGGGGAGACCGGCGCCAGGGATGGGTCCTCGCTGCGGGGACGCACCCGCCGGGTCCGGAGCCTGGTGCGGCGGCCGGAGTTCCGCACCGATGTGCTGCAGATCCTCAAGACCGTGATCGCGGGCACCGGAGCCTGGTGGGTCTCCACAGCGGTGCTGGAGTCCGACCTGGCGTTCCTCGCCCCGTGGACGGCTCTGCTCACCGTCCATGCCACCGTACATCGGTCCCTGTCCCATGGCATCCAGACGACCATCGCCTCGAGCATCGGGGTCGGCCTCTCCTTTCTGATCGGCCACTTCCTCGGTGTCAGCCTGTGGACCTTCGCCCTGGCCCTGCTCGTGGGGATGACTGCGGCCCGCATCTCCTGGATCCGTGATGAGGGCGTCGCGATCGCCACCACAGCGATCTTCGTGCTCAGCAGCGGCTTCGACGATCAGGCACCGCTGCTCAATGACCGGATCCTCGAGGTCGCCGTGGGCGTGGCCGCCGGTGTCCTGGTGAACCTGCTGATCGTTCCGCCGCTGCGAGACAACCAGGCCGGCCGTTACGTGGACAGCATCAACGAGCGCATGGGCAGCGTCCTGGTCAGCATCTCCGAGGAGTTCTCGGACTCCTGGGACACCGAGAAGTCTGAAGCCTGGTTCCGGGAGACCGAATCGATGACCCAGGAGCTCAACTCCGCCTGGACGGTGGTGCGCTTCGCAAAGGAGTCCCGCCGGGCCAACCCTCGCGCCCACCAGCGCAGAAGAACTCTCGAGCAGAGCAGCTGGAGCTCCGAGGAGGCGAGCTATGAAGAGATCCTCGAACGCTTCGACGAGGGCATCTCACACCTGCGCCATCTGACCCGGACGCTGCGCGAGGCCACCTACTCTGAGGGCGAATGGGACCAGAGCTTCCGCGAAGGATGGGCCCGGATCGTCGGAGATGTGGGGCGGGCGATCGCGGACCCCGATGCAGACGTCGCACACCTGCACGAGGACCTGACGTCTCTGTCCACTCAGATGTCCGAGAACAGGGCGCTGCCTGGGACGTCCTGGCCCATCTACGGCTCCCTGATCACAAGCGTGCGCCATATCGTGATCGTGGTGGACGACGTCGCCTCGGCACGCCGGGCCCGCGAAGGAGTCTCCCAGAACCCGAGCAAGTCCTCCTAG
- a CDS encoding PQQ-dependent sugar dehydrogenase — MRRLPVIAAGLAASVILLGCAGGGSPAQDPAAESASSEPGSAPFSVAELGSYDSPWALEFLPDTDQLLVSTRTGELFLREVDDLGGAQESGGPENRQELRVEGLPEDILVEGQGGLGDVVAAPDFEQSQRIYLSWVAAGQAGSGAVVGHARLVESDTSAQLQDLTVIWEQPKTSGSGHFSHRLAFSPDGDHLFITSGDRQQMDPAQDLSSGLGKVLRLTPEGEPAPGNPFADQPGADAEIWTYGHRNPLGIEFAADGRLWASEMGPEGGDELNLLREAENYGWPEASNGSHYGGGEIPDHTGSDDFSAPAAWWTPSVSPGSLMIYRGELFEDWDGDAFMGALSGEALIRVDLDGESAGEEQIWDMGARIRDVEQAPDGSIWVIEDGDGAQLLRLTPGA, encoded by the coding sequence ATGAGACGTCTCCCCGTCATCGCGGCAGGACTGGCCGCGTCGGTGATCCTTCTCGGCTGCGCGGGCGGCGGTTCACCCGCCCAGGACCCTGCAGCGGAATCCGCCAGCTCAGAACCAGGCTCCGCGCCCTTCAGCGTCGCCGAGCTCGGCAGCTACGACTCCCCCTGGGCACTGGAGTTCCTGCCCGACACCGACCAGCTGCTGGTGTCCACGCGGACCGGTGAGCTGTTCCTTCGCGAGGTCGATGACCTCGGCGGCGCTCAGGAGTCTGGCGGACCGGAGAATCGGCAGGAGCTCAGGGTCGAGGGGCTGCCCGAGGACATCCTCGTCGAGGGTCAGGGCGGGCTCGGGGACGTCGTCGCCGCGCCGGACTTCGAGCAGAGCCAGCGGATCTATCTCAGCTGGGTGGCCGCGGGCCAGGCAGGCTCCGGAGCCGTCGTCGGACACGCCCGGCTGGTGGAGTCGGACACCTCGGCGCAGCTCCAGGACCTGACCGTGATCTGGGAGCAGCCCAAGACCTCCGGCTCCGGGCATTTCTCCCACCGGCTTGCCTTCAGCCCTGACGGCGACCACCTGTTCATCACCTCAGGTGACCGCCAGCAGATGGATCCGGCGCAGGACCTCTCCAGCGGCCTGGGCAAGGTGCTGCGACTGACCCCGGAGGGCGAGCCTGCACCGGGGAACCCCTTCGCCGACCAGCCCGGCGCTGACGCGGAGATCTGGACCTACGGCCACCGCAATCCGCTGGGCATCGAATTCGCCGCCGATGGCCGACTCTGGGCCTCCGAGATGGGTCCGGAGGGCGGCGATGAGCTCAACCTGCTGCGTGAGGCCGAGAACTATGGCTGGCCCGAGGCCTCCAACGGCTCGCACTACGGCGGCGGGGAGATCCCCGATCACACCGGGTCGGATGACTTCTCAGCTCCGGCCGCCTGGTGGACCCCCTCGGTCTCCCCCGGCAGCCTGATGATCTATCGGGGCGAGCTGTTCGAGGACTGGGACGGGGATGCCTTCATGGGCGCGCTGTCCGGTGAAGCCCTGATCCGGGTGGACCTGGACGGAGAGTCGGCCGGAGAGGAGCAGATCTGGGACATGGGGGCGCGGATCCGCGACGTGGAACAGGCTCCGGATGGAAGCATCTGGGTGATCGAGGACGGCGACGGCGCCCAGCTGCTGCGTCTGACCCCCGGCGCGTGA
- the tsf gene encoding translation elongation factor Ts produces MANYTAADIKALRERTGAGMMDVKKALDEADGDVDKAIEGIRIKGLKGAAKREGRSAAEGLVTAKVVDGTKGFLIEINAETDFVAKSAKFVALADKVLETAVAHDVDSVEALLEADVEGKKLSDFVTEEGAILGEKVVVRRLAKLEGAFVDAYLHKTSKDLPAQVGVLFAVDADSDQAKEAAHDIAVHAAALSPQFLTRDEVPAETVENERRIAEETARAENKPEQAMTKIIEGRTNAYFKDNVLVDQPFAKDPKKTVTQVLESAGASAKGLARFRVGA; encoded by the coding sequence ATGGCGAATTACACCGCTGCTGACATCAAGGCCCTGCGCGAGCGCACCGGCGCCGGCATGATGGACGTCAAGAAGGCTCTCGACGAGGCCGACGGCGACGTCGACAAGGCGATCGAAGGCATCCGCATCAAGGGGCTCAAGGGCGCTGCCAAGCGCGAGGGTCGCTCCGCCGCAGAGGGCCTGGTCACCGCCAAGGTCGTCGACGGCACCAAGGGCTTCCTGATCGAGATCAACGCCGAGACCGACTTCGTGGCCAAGTCCGCCAAGTTCGTCGCGCTGGCCGACAAGGTCCTCGAGACCGCCGTCGCCCATGACGTGGACTCCGTCGAGGCGCTGCTCGAAGCCGATGTCGAGGGCAAGAAGCTCTCCGACTTCGTCACCGAAGAGGGCGCGATCCTGGGCGAGAAGGTCGTCGTCCGTCGTCTTGCGAAGCTGGAAGGCGCCTTCGTGGATGCCTACCTGCACAAGACCTCCAAGGATCTCCCGGCGCAGGTCGGCGTGCTCTTCGCCGTCGACGCCGACTCGGATCAGGCCAAGGAGGCTGCTCACGACATCGCCGTGCACGCCGCGGCGCTGTCCCCGCAGTTCCTGACCCGCGACGAGGTTCCCGCCGAGACCGTCGAGAACGAGCGTCGCATCGCCGAGGAGACTGCCCGCGCCGAGAACAAGCCGGAGCAGGCCATGACGAAGATCATCGAAGGCCGCACCAACGCGTACTTCAAGGACAACGTGCTGGTCGACCAGCCGTTCGCCAAGGACCCGAAGAAGACCGTCACCCAGGTCCTCGAGTCCGCCGGTGCGTCCGCCAAGGGTCTGGCTCGCTTCCGCGTCGGAGCCTGA
- a CDS encoding CDP-alcohol phosphatidyltransferase family protein yields the protein MRFIGAGTREGFEYTLREGFWTVPNVVTVVRFLLIPVFVWLVAEGQYMTAFWVLVVLSSTDWIDGYIARRFDQMSTVGIWLDPLADRLSLIIATATLAIFGVAPLWVVLAIVIPDLILSINTYVLFKGPPNLQVSLLGKIRTGCLMIGLPLALLGASLHDGVLPDIAAVLLSLGAVMHIIASADYFMKAQNKARRLRREQPRPGIEEDSTA from the coding sequence GTGAGATTCATCGGTGCCGGGACCCGAGAGGGTTTCGAGTACACCCTCCGCGAGGGCTTCTGGACCGTGCCCAATGTTGTGACAGTGGTGCGCTTCCTGCTGATCCCGGTGTTCGTCTGGCTGGTCGCCGAGGGTCAGTACATGACCGCCTTCTGGGTCCTCGTCGTTCTCTCGAGCACCGACTGGATCGATGGCTACATCGCCCGGCGCTTCGACCAGATGAGCACTGTTGGGATATGGCTGGATCCGCTGGCGGACCGGCTCTCGCTGATCATCGCGACCGCCACTCTGGCCATCTTCGGCGTCGCGCCGCTATGGGTGGTCCTGGCCATCGTCATCCCCGACCTCATCCTCTCCATCAACACCTATGTCCTCTTCAAAGGTCCGCCGAACCTGCAGGTCTCCCTTCTGGGCAAGATCCGCACGGGCTGCCTGATGATCGGGCTCCCACTGGCCCTGCTGGGCGCCAGCCTGCATGACGGGGTGCTCCCGGACATCGCGGCGGTGCTGCTCTCGCTCGGCGCGGTGATGCATATCATTGCTTCAGCTGACTACTTCATGAAAGCCCAGAACAAGGCACGGCGGCTGCGACGCGAACAGCCCCGACCGGGTATCGAGGAGGATTCGACCGCCTGA
- a CDS encoding M23 family metallopeptidase yields the protein MNRDRHVLSRLAALALLVLAAAPAAPATAYVPAAEVKSSPVLGVPSERRAEEPGERWRRPVPAAELRPFAAPPSPWGAGHRGVDLGPLSLGTDISAPADGEVSFAGIVVDRPVLSIRHGGGYLSSFEPVETVLKVGDAVSAGDEVGTLGAGNAHCELPCLHWGVRLHGEYINPLLLTGDLEPSVLLPLGED from the coding sequence ATGAACAGGGATCGGCACGTGTTGTCTCGCCTCGCGGCACTGGCGCTGCTGGTGCTGGCGGCCGCGCCGGCCGCACCCGCGACCGCCTACGTCCCGGCGGCAGAGGTGAAGTCCTCCCCGGTGCTCGGCGTCCCCTCGGAGCGGCGAGCAGAGGAACCGGGAGAACGGTGGCGCAGGCCGGTGCCGGCGGCGGAGCTCCGACCGTTCGCGGCACCTCCCTCCCCCTGGGGTGCAGGTCACCGCGGAGTGGACCTGGGACCGCTGAGCCTGGGTACGGACATCAGCGCCCCGGCGGACGGTGAGGTGAGCTTCGCCGGGATCGTGGTGGACCGACCGGTGCTCTCGATCCGGCATGGCGGGGGCTACCTCAGCTCCTTCGAGCCGGTGGAGACCGTCCTTAAGGTCGGGGATGCTGTATCGGCCGGGGATGAAGTGGGAACACTGGGAGCAGGAAATGCTCATTGCGAGCTGCCCTGTCTTCACTGGGGCGTGCGGCTGCACGGCGAGTACATCAATCCGCTGCTGCTCACCGGTGACCTCGAGCCCTCGGTGCTGCTGCCGCTGGGCGAGGACTGA
- a CDS encoding phage holin family protein, with translation MSQPETGRTTSTAPRTSLLDMIKVVLRLGPKQISDEIQLAIGQMKTKGVAAGVAVALMVVGAVFVAFLVVALIIAAVAALALIFQPWAAALIVAGIFLIIALIFVLIGLRKFKKTMPLLPEDAIRGLRLDLGVAREGTSFDPASLEREDAERRREKEESKRQAAEQAKKDAKTPGAGKPAEPSYSELLRRTALRREHLATLQDQITTGSRHIGETVREKTSRDKPARTKTKTKTKSASPKVRAPRERRRDTPRQTAPGQPPAAQTPKGQPRAGQTAPGRPASGQESGAHAAGDFVAARWKPLAVVAGSAAAGAVFLRELVKK, from the coding sequence TTGTCTCAGCCGGAAACTGGCCGCACCACGAGCACGGCGCCGCGTACGTCGCTGCTGGACATGATCAAGGTCGTTCTGCGACTCGGCCCCAAGCAGATCAGCGACGAGATCCAGCTGGCCATCGGCCAGATGAAGACCAAGGGCGTGGCCGCCGGCGTCGCGGTGGCCCTCATGGTCGTCGGAGCTGTCTTCGTGGCCTTCCTCGTGGTGGCCCTCATCATCGCCGCCGTGGCAGCTTTGGCGCTGATCTTCCAGCCCTGGGCCGCTGCGCTGATCGTCGCCGGAATCTTCCTGATCATCGCGCTGATCTTCGTGCTGATCGGGCTGCGAAAGTTCAAGAAGACCATGCCGCTGCTGCCCGAGGACGCCATCCGCGGGCTCCGCCTGGATCTCGGCGTGGCCAGAGAAGGCACCAGCTTCGACCCGGCGAGCCTGGAACGCGAGGATGCAGAGCGTCGGCGCGAGAAGGAAGAGTCGAAGCGGCAGGCCGCCGAGCAGGCCAAGAAGGATGCCAAGACACCAGGAGCGGGCAAGCCGGCCGAGCCGAGCTACAGCGAGCTGCTGCGCCGCACCGCCCTTCGCCGCGAGCATCTGGCCACACTCCAGGACCAGATCACCACTGGCAGCCGCCATATCGGCGAGACCGTCCGTGAGAAGACCAGTCGCGACAAGCCTGCTCGCACCAAGACCAAGACCAAGACCAAGAGCGCCTCGCCCAAGGTCCGCGCTCCCCGTGAGCGCCGCCGGGATACTCCTCGACAGACCGCACCGGGCCAACCCCCAGCCGCCCAGACCCCGAAGGGTCAGCCCAGGGCAGGACAGACCGCGCCGGGACGGCCCGCGTCCGGGCAGGAGTCTGGCGCCCATGCCGCCGGAGACTTCGTGGCCGCACGGTGGAAGCCGCTCGCCGTCGTCGCCGGTTCGGCCGCCGCAGGAGCAGTCTTCCTTCGCGAGCTTGTGAAGAAATAA
- a CDS encoding zinc-dependent alcohol dehydrogenase, translating to MSESSVTDVSPDLAGEPDPGPPELPRTSRQYWTEAAHTGALREVRLPRPGPGEVLIETLHSGISRGTESVVHRGEVPASITAIMQAPFQLGELPFPVSHGYLNVGVVRQGSQALLGQTVFTLAGHREHVVVPEADCHVLPEDCPTERALFAGIGEVGLNALWEAPVLAGDRVAVVGGGLIGLTTALFASKLPLERLQVIEVDADRRALIGSLGLEAVSPEKAATDNDVVLHSSASSAGLATALKIAGDDAVIVEQSWYGTGDQQVPLGADFHARRLRIVATQVGEVPGPRRMRRSRGQRLAAALRMLDPRFDTLISGRSTLQELPTVMADVAGSAPWTREQILHVIDHPLTAHHAFG from the coding sequence ATGAGCGAGTCGAGCGTCACCGATGTCAGTCCGGACCTGGCCGGGGAGCCAGACCCGGGCCCGCCTGAGCTGCCGCGGACCTCTCGTCAGTACTGGACCGAGGCCGCCCACACTGGTGCTCTGCGCGAGGTCCGTCTCCCCCGCCCAGGTCCCGGGGAGGTGCTGATCGAGACGCTGCACAGCGGGATCTCCCGAGGCACCGAGTCAGTGGTCCACCGCGGCGAGGTCCCGGCGAGCATCACTGCGATCATGCAGGCCCCCTTTCAGCTCGGAGAGCTCCCCTTCCCGGTGTCTCACGGCTACCTCAATGTGGGGGTGGTGCGCCAGGGCAGCCAGGCGCTGCTCGGCCAGACGGTGTTCACCCTGGCCGGTCACCGGGAACACGTGGTGGTGCCCGAGGCGGACTGCCACGTGCTGCCCGAGGACTGTCCCACCGAACGTGCCCTCTTCGCCGGCATCGGCGAGGTCGGACTGAATGCTCTCTGGGAGGCACCGGTGCTCGCAGGTGATCGGGTCGCCGTCGTCGGAGGCGGACTCATCGGGCTGACCACTGCACTCTTCGCGTCGAAGCTGCCGCTCGAGCGTCTGCAGGTCATCGAGGTCGACGCCGACCGTCGTGCCCTCATCGGCTCGCTGGGTCTGGAGGCGGTCTCCCCAGAGAAGGCCGCGACCGACAACGACGTGGTGCTTCACAGCTCCGCCAGCTCCGCAGGACTGGCCACCGCGCTGAAGATCGCCGGAGATGACGCAGTGATCGTGGAGCAGTCCTGGTACGGCACCGGAGACCAGCAGGTGCCGCTGGGCGCCGACTTCCATGCCCGCCGACTGCGCATCGTGGCCACTCAGGTGGGCGAGGTTCCCGGTCCGCGGCGGATGCGACGGTCCCGGGGGCAGCGTCTGGCTGCTGCACTGCGCATGCTGGACCCGCGCTTCGACACCCTGATCAGCGGTCGCTCCACGCTTCAGGAGCTTCCGACGGTGATGGCTGACGTCGCCGGTTCAGCACCCTGGACGCGCGAGCAGATCCTGCACGTCATCGATCACCCGCTGACCGCGCACCACGCCTTCGGCTGA
- a CDS encoding glycosyltransferase, which yields MVNVVPDEAPRGGPAEKLRILIAADTYPPHVNGAAVFSQRLAKSMAARGHEVHIAAARADRGPDVVEHTEEAVVHRFRSFKAPTHEYIRLCLPVLVEPAMGRLMDELKPDVVHVQCHYMIGKAAIDAAADRGLRTIATNHFMPENLDPFLPFPAWFRRLVAKNSWRDMGRLMGKAAVVTTPTPLAARTMMERGGFKKVLPLSNGIDLAHYSVLPGEVLAPAERPTVLFVGRLAVEKNVDVLIEAIGRTDPELDIGLDIIGDGEQRDVLAQQITELGLGDRVRMRGHVEEDELRRAYLQADVFCQPGTAELQSLVSLEAMSSGLPVVLADALALPHLVETGANGFLFEPGNAAELAERLVRVLSLEPAAREAMGQHSREIAGRHSIKTTMDAFEALYRGADWVENRYIGGQ from the coding sequence ATGGTGAACGTTGTGCCCGATGAGGCCCCCCGTGGCGGGCCTGCCGAGAAGCTCCGCATCCTGATCGCCGCCGACACCTATCCTCCCCACGTCAACGGCGCCGCGGTCTTCAGCCAGCGCCTGGCCAAGAGCATGGCCGCCCGCGGACATGAAGTCCACATCGCAGCGGCCCGGGCCGATCGCGGCCCCGATGTGGTGGAGCACACCGAAGAAGCCGTGGTCCACCGGTTCCGGTCCTTCAAGGCGCCGACCCACGAGTACATCCGACTGTGCCTGCCCGTGCTCGTCGAGCCGGCCATGGGACGCCTCATGGACGAGCTGAAGCCCGATGTCGTCCACGTGCAGTGCCACTACATGATCGGCAAGGCGGCCATCGACGCCGCGGCGGACCGTGGTCTGCGGACGATCGCCACCAACCACTTCATGCCGGAGAACCTGGATCCGTTCCTGCCGTTCCCCGCCTGGTTCCGCCGCCTCGTGGCGAAGAACTCCTGGCGGGACATGGGCCGGCTCATGGGCAAGGCGGCAGTGGTGACCACACCCACGCCGCTGGCCGCGCGAACAATGATGGAACGAGGAGGCTTCAAGAAGGTCCTCCCGCTCTCCAACGGGATCGATCTGGCGCACTACAGCGTCCTGCCCGGAGAGGTCCTGGCCCCGGCCGAACGTCCCACCGTGCTGTTCGTGGGGCGCCTGGCCGTGGAGAAGAACGTCGATGTCCTCATCGAGGCCATCGGCAGGACCGACCCGGAGCTGGACATCGGCCTCGACATCATCGGCGACGGCGAGCAGCGTGACGTGCTGGCCCAGCAGATCACCGAGCTGGGACTCGGGGACCGGGTGCGGATGCGCGGGCACGTGGAGGAGGACGAGCTGCGGCGCGCCTATCTCCAGGCCGATGTGTTCTGTCAGCCCGGCACCGCCGAGCTGCAGTCGCTGGTCTCCCTCGAGGCGATGTCCTCCGGGCTGCCGGTGGTGCTCGCAGATGCTCTGGCTCTGCCGCACCTGGTGGAGACCGGCGCCAACGGCTTCCTATTCGAACCGGGCAACGCCGCCGAGCTGGCCGAGCGGCTTGTCCGGGTGCTCTCCCTGGAGCCGGCCGCCCGAGAAGCCATGGGGCAGCACAGCCGCGAGATCGCCGGACGGCACAGCATCAAGACCACCATGGACGCCTTTGAGGCGCTCTACCGCGGCGCGGACTGGGTGGAGAACCGGTACATCGGCGGGCAGTAG
- a CDS encoding TM2 domain-containing protein, with protein sequence MADQYDFEELYANTYTPEDQRAHESQPTSEKRFVPAWALTLLLGPTGAHRWYLQRPISATLMLLVTLAGVVLLVAEQSTVGLLCITVVFVWTLIDLIMLLTGSMRDRQDHRLAGHRERAGVCSAITVGLLALALMVSLVLGTSAAVSG encoded by the coding sequence ATGGCTGACCAGTACGATTTCGAAGAGCTCTACGCCAACACCTACACGCCCGAGGATCAGCGGGCACACGAGTCTCAGCCGACCTCGGAGAAACGTTTTGTGCCGGCTTGGGCCCTGACACTGCTGCTGGGTCCCACGGGTGCCCACCGGTGGTATCTGCAGCGGCCGATCTCGGCGACGCTCATGCTGCTGGTCACTCTGGCCGGCGTCGTCCTGCTCGTCGCAGAACAGTCCACTGTGGGACTGCTCTGCATCACCGTGGTCTTCGTATGGACGCTGATCGATCTGATCATGCTGCTCACCGGTTCCATGCGAGACCGGCAGGACCACCGCCTGGCAGGCCACCGCGAGCGAGCGGGGGTCTGCTCCGCGATCACCGTGGGCCTGCTGGCACTGGCCCTGATGGTCTCTCTGGTGCTCGGCACCAGCGCCGCAGTCTCCGGCTGA
- a CDS encoding glycosyltransferase family 4 protein codes for MKLFFDCRYTRTQVHDGISRFTASLVEAAAEKADVTMLISDPGQLNLLPDLPHLRISSPTSLREPWVARQLNPHRPDVVFSPMQTMGGFGRSYPLILTVHDLIYYAHRTPPRNLPAPVRLGWRAYHLSYLPQRLVLDHADAVATVSETTRGLIRRHDLTRRPVELISNAPPAVARPRDPAVRGTRDLVYMGSFMGYKNVEAVIAGVNRLPGYTLHLCSPITEDREAQLRALADDPDQLVFHRGISEEDYARLLEHATALVSLSQAEGYGLPVVEAMAHGTPCVLSDLPIFREIGGSAVAEAGAQLVHGQDPQAFAAAVQRLEDPDRSARASTAARRRSLEFSWEDSADRLVSLGERLAAHGRSARSR; via the coding sequence CTGAAGCTCTTCTTCGACTGCCGGTACACCCGGACCCAGGTCCACGACGGCATCTCCCGGTTCACCGCCTCGCTGGTCGAGGCGGCCGCGGAGAAGGCCGACGTCACCATGCTGATCAGTGATCCCGGCCAGCTGAACCTGCTCCCCGATCTGCCGCATCTGCGCATCTCCTCACCGACCTCGCTGAGGGAGCCCTGGGTGGCCAGGCAGCTGAACCCGCACCGTCCGGATGTCGTGTTCTCGCCGATGCAGACCATGGGCGGGTTCGGTCGCAGCTACCCGCTGATCCTCACCGTGCATGACCTCATCTACTACGCGCACCGCACCCCGCCGCGAAATCTGCCCGCCCCGGTGCGGCTGGGCTGGCGGGCCTACCATCTGAGCTATCTGCCCCAGCGGCTGGTGCTCGATCACGCCGACGCGGTGGCCACCGTCTCAGAGACCACTCGCGGACTGATCCGCCGGCATGACCTGACTCGTCGTCCCGTGGAGCTGATCTCGAATGCCCCGCCGGCAGTGGCTCGGCCCCGTGACCCGGCGGTCCGGGGGACCCGGGATCTCGTCTACATGGGGTCCTTCATGGGGTACAAGAACGTGGAGGCCGTGATCGCCGGGGTCAACCGCCTGCCGGGGTACACGCTTCACCTGTGCAGCCCGATCACCGAGGACCGCGAAGCTCAGCTGCGCGCGCTCGCCGATGACCCCGACCAGCTGGTCTTCCATCGCGGCATCTCCGAGGAGGACTATGCTCGCCTGCTGGAACACGCCACCGCCCTGGTCAGTCTCTCCCAGGCGGAGGGCTACGGCCTGCCGGTGGTGGAGGCCATGGCCCACGGGACCCCGTGTGTCCTCTCAGACCTCCCCATCTTCCGCGAGATCGGCGGCTCGGCGGTGGCCGAGGCGGGAGCCCAGCTGGTCCACGGGCAGGACCCGCAGGCCTTCGCCGCCGCGGTCCAGCGGCTCGAGGATCCGGACCGCTCTGCGCGCGCCTCCACCGCGGCCCGTCGGCGCAGCCTTGAGTTCTCCTGGGAGGATTCGGCGGACCGGCTGGTCTCGCTAGGGGAGCGGCTCGCCGCGCACGGTCGCAGTGCCCGCTCCCGCTGA
- the rpsB gene encoding 30S ribosomal protein S2 gives MPVVTMRQLLDSGVHFGHQTRRWNPKMKRFIFTERNGIYIVDLQQSLSYIDNAYEFVKQTVAHGGSVLFVGTKKQGQEAIAEQATRVGQPYVNHRWLGGMLTNFSTVSKRVQRMKELEEIDFDDVAGSGHTKKELLLMRRELTKLQSNLGGIRNLTKTPSAIWIVDTNKEHLAVDEAKKLGIPVIAILDTNCDPDDVNYPIPGNDDAIRSVDLLTRVIADAVADGLMARESKRGGGSGTAAEPMAEWERELLEQHATEQTAKAEEPAQAEQPAAETEQSEQAAEAPAAEAAEAPAAESTESTEASAEEAK, from the coding sequence ATGCCTGTCGTCACCATGCGCCAGCTGCTCGACTCCGGCGTCCACTTCGGACACCAGACTCGCCGCTGGAACCCGAAGATGAAGCGCTTCATCTTCACCGAGCGCAACGGTATCTACATCGTTGACCTCCAGCAGTCGCTGTCCTACATCGACAACGCCTACGAATTCGTCAAGCAGACTGTCGCCCACGGCGGCTCCGTCCTCTTCGTCGGCACCAAGAAGCAGGGCCAGGAAGCCATCGCCGAGCAGGCCACCCGTGTCGGCCAGCCCTACGTCAACCACCGTTGGCTCGGCGGCATGCTGACCAACTTCTCCACGGTCTCCAAGCGCGTCCAGCGCATGAAGGAGCTCGAGGAGATCGACTTCGACGACGTCGCCGGCTCCGGTCACACCAAGAAAGAGCTGCTGCTGATGCGCCGCGAGCTCACCAAGCTGCAGTCCAACCTCGGCGGCATCCGCAACCTCACCAAGACTCCCTCCGCGATCTGGATCGTCGACACGAACAAGGAGCACCTTGCCGTCGACGAGGCCAAGAAGCTGGGCATCCCCGTGATCGCCATCCTCGACACCAACTGCGACCCCGATGACGTCAACTACCCGATCCCGGGCAACGACGACGCCATCCGGTCCGTGGACCTGCTGACCCGCGTGATCGCCGACGCCGTGGCCGATGGCCTCATGGCTCGCGAGTCCAAGCGCGGCGGCGGCTCCGGCACTGCTGCTGAGCCGATGGCCGAGTGGGAGCGTGAACTGCTCGAACAGCACGCCACCGAGCAGACCGCCAAGGCCGAAGAGCCTGCCCAGGCTGAGCAGCCCGCTGCCGAGACTGAGCAGTCCGAGCAGGCCGCAGAAGCCCCCGCCGCCGAAGCCGCAGAAGCTCCCGCCGCAGAGTCCACCGAGTCGACCGAAGCTTCGGCTGAAGAAGCCAAGTAA
- a CDS encoding 6-pyruvoyl trahydropterin synthase family protein, with product MSRFRLTVDDHVMIAHSLNDPYFGPAQRLHGATLSIQASFFREGLNEYGVVIDIGAASELLASTLEPLRYQNLDELPEFAGRFSTTEVIIEHIAQRLAAGLPTDHGLSALEVQAEEHPQARASVRLQLQSTGR from the coding sequence ATGAGCCGATTCCGTCTGACCGTCGATGACCACGTCATGATCGCCCACAGCCTGAACGACCCCTACTTCGGACCTGCCCAGAGACTCCATGGGGCCACGCTGAGCATCCAGGCCAGCTTCTTCCGCGAAGGCCTGAACGAATACGGCGTGGTGATCGACATCGGCGCCGCCTCCGAGCTGCTCGCCAGCACTCTCGAGCCCCTGCGCTATCAGAACCTCGACGAGCTTCCCGAGTTCGCCGGCCGGTTCAGCACCACGGAGGTCATCATCGAACACATCGCCCAGCGACTGGCCGCCGGACTGCCGACGGACCATGGGCTCAGCGCCCTGGAGGTCCAGGCCGAGGAGCATCCGCAGGCCCGCGCCTCGGTCCGCCTGCAGCTGCAGAGCACGGGTCGGTAG